In Nicotiana tabacum cultivar K326 chromosome 17, ASM71507v2, whole genome shotgun sequence, one DNA window encodes the following:
- the LOC107817086 gene encoding auxin efflux carrier component 8-like isoform X4 yields the protein MISLRDVYHVVAATIPLYVVMILAYISVRWWKLFSPEQCSGINKFVAKFSIPLLSFQVISESNLYKVNLKLLLADFIQKILALFLLAVFAKLKPRGNLTWIITGLSVSTLPNTLILGIPLVKAIFGDAAAELLVQIIVLQSLIWYNLLLFLFELNATKESYVPSPSEVAVELEVPEESELEEDREEEAKAICPRKTKIMLILLTVGRKLIINPNTHATLAGIIWSGIHFRWGINLPTIVGRSISILSDGGLGMAMFSIGVFMASQASIIACGTRKAILAMALKFVLGPVLMAISSIAVGLRGKLLKLAIVQAALPQGIVPFVFAKEYNIHPTILSTGVIFGMLIAIPIALAYYFLLEI from the exons ATGATATCCCTACGTGATGTCTACCATGTCGTGGCAGCCACTATCCCTTTATATGTCGTCATGATCTTAGCCTATATTTCTGTAAGATGGTGGAAACTCTTTTCACCAGAGCAATGCTCTGGCATCAACAAGTTTGTGGCGAAATTTTCAATACCTTTATTATCCTTCCAAGTGATATCAGAAAGCAACCTCTACAAAGTAAATCTGAAGCTTCTATTAGCAGATTTCATACAAAAaattcttgctctctttctactgGCAGTTTTTGCCAAACTGAAGCCCAGAGGAAACCTGACTTGGATCATAACAGGTCTTTCGGTTTCAACCCTTCCAAACACCTTAATCTTGGGGATTCCACTAGTAAAGGCCATTTTTGGTGATGCAGCAGCAGAACTACTAGTGCAGATAATTGTACTACAGAGTTTAATTTGGTACAACCTCCTACTATTCTTGTTTGAGCTCAATGCAACTAAAGAATCTTATGTGCCATCACCATCGGAAGTAGCAG TTGAGCTCGAGGTCCCTGAAGAATCAGAACTAGAAGAGGACAGGGAGGAGGAAGCAAAAGCCATATGCCCGAGGAAGACAAAGATTATGCTAATTCTTCTAACAGTTGGAAGGAAACTCATAATAAATCCTAATACACATGCAACTCTTGCGGGTATTATTTGGTCCGGCATACACTTCAG GTGGGGAATCAATCTACCAACAATTGTTGGACGATCAATATCAATACTTTCAGATGGAGGGCTAGGAATGGCAATGTTTAGCATAG GTGTTTTCATGGCATCCCAAGCTAGTATTATAGCATGCGGAACCAGAAAAGCAATATTAGCAATGGCACTAAAGTTTGTTCTTGGACCTGTACTCATGGCAATCTCATCTATTGCTGTTGGACTAAGGGGAAAATTGCTAAAATTGGCGATAGTGCAG GCAGCCCTTCCCCAAGGAATCGTTCCTTTTGTGTTTGCCAAGGAATATAACATACATCCTACTATCTTAAGTACAGG GGTAATCTTTGGCATGCTGATCGCAATACCAATTGCTTTGGCATACTATTTCCTTTTGGAAATATGA
- the LOC107817086 gene encoding auxin efflux carrier component 8-like isoform X3, which translates to MISLRDVYHVVAATIPLYVVMILAYISVRWWKLFSPEQCSGINKFVAKFSIPLLSFQVISESNLYKVNLKLLLADFIQKILALFLLAVFAKLKPRGNLTWIITGLSVSTLPNTLILGIPLVKAIFGDAAAELLVQIIVLQSLIWYNLLLFLFELNATKESYVPSPSEVAVELEVPEESELEEDREEEAKAICPRKTKIMLILLTVGRKLIINPNTHATLAGIIWSGIHFRWGINLPTIVGRSISILSDGGLGMAMFSIGVFMASQASIIACGTRKAILAMALKFVLGPVLMAISSIAVGLRGKLLKLAIVQAALPQGIVPFVFAKEYNIHPTILSTGYQIELSTRTFNFFTKNILSRYDF; encoded by the exons ATGATATCCCTACGTGATGTCTACCATGTCGTGGCAGCCACTATCCCTTTATATGTCGTCATGATCTTAGCCTATATTTCTGTAAGATGGTGGAAACTCTTTTCACCAGAGCAATGCTCTGGCATCAACAAGTTTGTGGCGAAATTTTCAATACCTTTATTATCCTTCCAAGTGATATCAGAAAGCAACCTCTACAAAGTAAATCTGAAGCTTCTATTAGCAGATTTCATACAAAAaattcttgctctctttctactgGCAGTTTTTGCCAAACTGAAGCCCAGAGGAAACCTGACTTGGATCATAACAGGTCTTTCGGTTTCAACCCTTCCAAACACCTTAATCTTGGGGATTCCACTAGTAAAGGCCATTTTTGGTGATGCAGCAGCAGAACTACTAGTGCAGATAATTGTACTACAGAGTTTAATTTGGTACAACCTCCTACTATTCTTGTTTGAGCTCAATGCAACTAAAGAATCTTATGTGCCATCACCATCGGAAGTAGCAG TTGAGCTCGAGGTCCCTGAAGAATCAGAACTAGAAGAGGACAGGGAGGAGGAAGCAAAAGCCATATGCCCGAGGAAGACAAAGATTATGCTAATTCTTCTAACAGTTGGAAGGAAACTCATAATAAATCCTAATACACATGCAACTCTTGCGGGTATTATTTGGTCCGGCATACACTTCAG GTGGGGAATCAATCTACCAACAATTGTTGGACGATCAATATCAATACTTTCAGATGGAGGGCTAGGAATGGCAATGTTTAGCATAG GTGTTTTCATGGCATCCCAAGCTAGTATTATAGCATGCGGAACCAGAAAAGCAATATTAGCAATGGCACTAAAGTTTGTTCTTGGACCTGTACTCATGGCAATCTCATCTATTGCTGTTGGACTAAGGGGAAAATTGCTAAAATTGGCGATAGTGCAG GCAGCCCTTCCCCAAGGAATCGTTCCTTTTGTGTTTGCCAAGGAATATAACATACATCCTACTATCTTAAGTACAGGGTACCAGATAGAACTATCAACTCGAACTTTTAACTTCTTCACTAAGAACATTTTAAGCAGATATGATTTTTGA
- the LOC107817086 gene encoding putative auxin efflux carrier component 8 isoform X1 has protein sequence MISLRDVYHVVAATIPLYVVMILAYISVRWWKLFSPEQCSGINKFVAKFSIPLLSFQVISESNLYKVNLKLLLADFIQKILALFLLAVFAKLKPRGNLTWIITGLSVSTLPNTLILGIPLVKAIFGDAAAELLVQIIVLQSLIWYNLLLFLFELNATKESYVPSPSEVAVELEVPEESELEEDREEEAKAICPRKTKIMLILLTVGRKLIINPNTHATLAGIIWSGIHFRWGINLPTIVGRSISILSDGGLGMAMFSIGTMDKKYSSHELLEYQRESKWLNYSYCTNLTGVFMASQASIIACGTRKAILAMALKFVLGPVLMAISSIAVGLRGKLLKLAIVQAALPQGIVPFVFAKEYNIHPTILSTGYQIELSTRTFNFFTKNILSRYDF, from the exons ATGATATCCCTACGTGATGTCTACCATGTCGTGGCAGCCACTATCCCTTTATATGTCGTCATGATCTTAGCCTATATTTCTGTAAGATGGTGGAAACTCTTTTCACCAGAGCAATGCTCTGGCATCAACAAGTTTGTGGCGAAATTTTCAATACCTTTATTATCCTTCCAAGTGATATCAGAAAGCAACCTCTACAAAGTAAATCTGAAGCTTCTATTAGCAGATTTCATACAAAAaattcttgctctctttctactgGCAGTTTTTGCCAAACTGAAGCCCAGAGGAAACCTGACTTGGATCATAACAGGTCTTTCGGTTTCAACCCTTCCAAACACCTTAATCTTGGGGATTCCACTAGTAAAGGCCATTTTTGGTGATGCAGCAGCAGAACTACTAGTGCAGATAATTGTACTACAGAGTTTAATTTGGTACAACCTCCTACTATTCTTGTTTGAGCTCAATGCAACTAAAGAATCTTATGTGCCATCACCATCGGAAGTAGCAG TTGAGCTCGAGGTCCCTGAAGAATCAGAACTAGAAGAGGACAGGGAGGAGGAAGCAAAAGCCATATGCCCGAGGAAGACAAAGATTATGCTAATTCTTCTAACAGTTGGAAGGAAACTCATAATAAATCCTAATACACATGCAACTCTTGCGGGTATTATTTGGTCCGGCATACACTTCAG GTGGGGAATCAATCTACCAACAATTGTTGGACGATCAATATCAATACTTTCAGATGGAGGGCTAGGAATGGCAATGTTTAGCATAGGTACAATGGATAAAAAGTACTCATCGCATGAATTACTAGAGTATCAACGAGAAAGCAAATGGCTCAACTACTCATATTGCACTAATTTAACAGGTGTTTTCATGGCATCCCAAGCTAGTATTATAGCATGCGGAACCAGAAAAGCAATATTAGCAATGGCACTAAAGTTTGTTCTTGGACCTGTACTCATGGCAATCTCATCTATTGCTGTTGGACTAAGGGGAAAATTGCTAAAATTGGCGATAGTGCAG GCAGCCCTTCCCCAAGGAATCGTTCCTTTTGTGTTTGCCAAGGAATATAACATACATCCTACTATCTTAAGTACAGGGTACCAGATAGAACTATCAACTCGAACTTTTAACTTCTTCACTAAGAACATTTTAAGCAGATATGATTTTTGA
- the LOC107817086 gene encoding putative auxin efflux carrier component 8 isoform X2, whose amino-acid sequence MISLRDVYHVVAATIPLYVVMILAYISVRWWKLFSPEQCSGINKFVAKFSIPLLSFQVISESNLYKVNLKLLLADFIQKILALFLLAVFAKLKPRGNLTWIITGLSVSTLPNTLILGIPLVKAIFGDAAAELLVQIIVLQSLIWYNLLLFLFELNATKESYVPSPSEVAVELEVPEESELEEDREEEAKAICPRKTKIMLILLTVGRKLIINPNTHATLAGIIWSGIHFRWGINLPTIVGRSISILSDGGLGMAMFSIGTMDKKYSSHELLEYQRESKWLNYSYCTNLTGVFMASQASIIACGTRKAILAMALKFVLGPVLMAISSIAVGLRGKLLKLAIVQAALPQGIVPFVFAKEYNIHPTILSTGVIFGMLIAIPIALAYYFLLEI is encoded by the exons ATGATATCCCTACGTGATGTCTACCATGTCGTGGCAGCCACTATCCCTTTATATGTCGTCATGATCTTAGCCTATATTTCTGTAAGATGGTGGAAACTCTTTTCACCAGAGCAATGCTCTGGCATCAACAAGTTTGTGGCGAAATTTTCAATACCTTTATTATCCTTCCAAGTGATATCAGAAAGCAACCTCTACAAAGTAAATCTGAAGCTTCTATTAGCAGATTTCATACAAAAaattcttgctctctttctactgGCAGTTTTTGCCAAACTGAAGCCCAGAGGAAACCTGACTTGGATCATAACAGGTCTTTCGGTTTCAACCCTTCCAAACACCTTAATCTTGGGGATTCCACTAGTAAAGGCCATTTTTGGTGATGCAGCAGCAGAACTACTAGTGCAGATAATTGTACTACAGAGTTTAATTTGGTACAACCTCCTACTATTCTTGTTTGAGCTCAATGCAACTAAAGAATCTTATGTGCCATCACCATCGGAAGTAGCAG TTGAGCTCGAGGTCCCTGAAGAATCAGAACTAGAAGAGGACAGGGAGGAGGAAGCAAAAGCCATATGCCCGAGGAAGACAAAGATTATGCTAATTCTTCTAACAGTTGGAAGGAAACTCATAATAAATCCTAATACACATGCAACTCTTGCGGGTATTATTTGGTCCGGCATACACTTCAG GTGGGGAATCAATCTACCAACAATTGTTGGACGATCAATATCAATACTTTCAGATGGAGGGCTAGGAATGGCAATGTTTAGCATAGGTACAATGGATAAAAAGTACTCATCGCATGAATTACTAGAGTATCAACGAGAAAGCAAATGGCTCAACTACTCATATTGCACTAATTTAACAGGTGTTTTCATGGCATCCCAAGCTAGTATTATAGCATGCGGAACCAGAAAAGCAATATTAGCAATGGCACTAAAGTTTGTTCTTGGACCTGTACTCATGGCAATCTCATCTATTGCTGTTGGACTAAGGGGAAAATTGCTAAAATTGGCGATAGTGCAG GCAGCCCTTCCCCAAGGAATCGTTCCTTTTGTGTTTGCCAAGGAATATAACATACATCCTACTATCTTAAGTACAGG GGTAATCTTTGGCATGCTGATCGCAATACCAATTGCTTTGGCATACTATTTCCTTTTGGAAATATGA